In Lathyrus oleraceus cultivar Zhongwan6 chromosome 2, CAAS_Psat_ZW6_1.0, whole genome shotgun sequence, the DNA window AAAAGAGTTATAATCATCTGCATCTAAAATGAATATGATGCAGATACTTAATATGATCATTTGTGCTTAAGTCACCGAGATTTAGGATGGTAAAACGGGTTTAGCATGCCAAATATGTCTGTTTTATCCATACTTTTTTGCGGAACACACCAATATTTTAGACTCGCACTCTCTAATATGTCCGTTTTGTCCCGTCTCATTTTTGTGCGGCTTTTTGCAAGCGCGACTATTAACATAATTTTTTACAATTTTATGCTTTAAAAGTGCAATGCCCACGAACGAGCAGTCAAATTTTAGGCACGTATCCTCAACTATGTCCTTCTCATCCCAGTCTATTTTCTTTTACGGACTTTTGCAGGACAGACCTAAACCGAACGGTCATGCCCGTTTTCCATCCCTAACAAGATTGATCATTTAGACCTCAAGACAAATATGTTCATATGCATTTAGACATATATTATTATTTACACCCAATTCAAAGTAACCACTTGTGCCGATATGATAAACGATTTGTTCTGATggttcatcattcattcaataTTCTCCAACTGTCACATCATAAGACTTGTGTTACTATTAGGATAGTACAATTCTCAACCGATCTATTCTCCCACGGTTCAACGATTGACCAATCAAATATTCAAGACCTCTATAAAATGAAGAATTCTAATGTCTAATTTTGAAGACTAAAACCTTTTAAGGAAAACTTTTGATACTCCCATTCTTACAACATTCCTGCGTTTTGCATTCTATTGTCATATACAAAAAGACAAATGCTATTATCACTATTTTGTTTTTAGAAACATTGTTCACTTGTAATTTGAGTTTTATTGAGTTTACCTCTCTTTTTAAGTTGTTAAGTTGTTGTTAACAAGCATCTATTTTTAATTCAAGGAAGTCTTTAAGTGTGAGACAAATGAGTACTTATAGATTTAAGGCAAAGAAAGCTAGGAGTAAAGAGTCTAAATGGTTGTAGTAATCAAGATTGATTACAATGAAAATTCTTCAAATATGAAATGAATGGACTATTTTCCAGTTGTGTAGTGAAATAAGGGCAAATTCCTTCTGTTATTAATAGAATAATTGTTTTGCCTCATATATGGAATGTATGGAATGTGTATATAAACATAAGTGAACTTTTATAAAATGGAAGTTATTTGATAGCATGAGGGAACATGAAGAATGCAAAACTGACTACAAGCAATCTTTTCAAGTACAAAAGTAATATACATCTCAATGTATTTTTGTAAGTTGGTGTTGACCTTATAAGTAAATAAGGTTAACATTGTAACACTATAATATAGTGGCTTTCATGACAGGATATTGAATTTCTAAGAGTACATTTCAAAACCAACAATATTCAAAAACAATATTAGAAATACCACGATACTCTACTTCTTCATTATAACGAGAAAGAGTCGTTTGTCGTTTAGCAGACCATGAAACTAAATTATCTCTAAGATAAACACAATATCTCTAAAGTCTCTGTCTCAGAAGGATGGGGCACCATTGTCGTCTCAAAAGGATGTGGCGCATCTGACTCCACCACCATCTACATGGTATCCTCAACTTCTTCCTTAATATCCTCAACTTATTCCTTAATATCCTCAACAACAGGCTCATCGTCAGCATCTCTGGTCCATCCAACAAGAGCTCTAGATTATCTATGTCGAGTATGGGAGTGTCAGGTCAAGGTTGGGGGTTGCAGGATAAAACCTCAAGGGATGAGTATTCCCATAAGGTGATTTATTTTCCCACCCTAATATGTTCTCCCAGACCCTTGGCAAAATTCAAAAATGCCCTCAATTTTCATAGATGCATTTTTGAACGCATTGTTTCCTCACTTTTCCAAAATTTAattcagagatgcatcttcgtatTTGCTTTGGGGTTTGTTTGAAGATGCACCTTCGAAAGTTTTTAATGTATATATAACGCGCGCCAAACCCTTCCTTTTCTCCTTCttcattttcaaaaacttttttTGTTACCACTGGAGCTTGTGAGCAACATACATCCAGGCCATTTTTCAAGATTCTTCAAAGATAAACACTACTTCTACTTCAAGCATTTCAATCCCAACTAACTTCACCCATTCCTCTTCAATACTTTTTTTTAGTAAGTTTCTCATTTAAAGTGAGCAGGGCTAGGCTTCAAAGTGAGCAGGCGAGAGTTAGGCGGGGATCCCTCCCTAAACCTCATGAGGGGGATACATCTACCTCTAGGAGCCGCTTGTCACAGGGGCCCCTCATCATAGGGGCACGTTTCCCCTAATCACGTAGACCGGGATGAAGCTCTTGTTGCTACACATGATGGTGTTCCTCCACTTGCAAGCCCTTTTCTAGGAGGGTCATCTGAACTTCCTTACTGATATACTATAGAGATCGTTGTTGGGCATGTCTGGGCTGAAGAGGTATTTTTGTTAACGATTGTTatttatatgttttaaacattTTCCCTACGACtggtattttattttatttttatgtttttacAAGAGTGCAATTGTTTGAAGTCTGTTAACCACAACAGAAAGATTTTGAAGTTTTATCATCCAAATGATCATCGATTCCAGAGTGTCCTCCAGTACTCCGGTCTTGCAGGCATGTGTTGCTCCGAGTACAAGACCATTAGCCATGACATGCAGGGGGTTTTGTTGAGAGATGGCATAAGGAAACATCATGTTCCCACTTCTCCATTGCCGAGATGACGATCACCCTGGATGATGTTGTTTGTCTTCTACACCTTCCAGTCAAAGGAAGGTCACTTGATCATTCCATGACGGTTACATGACTTGGTTCTATAGTGTCtcacaccatgtcatgacatcagaCGCTCTTGGACGTCCACCTAGGCCTGCTCATGAGGAGATCTTGGAGAATGAGCAGGTCAGAGATGACCATGCCATTGACGTGTTACCCATCTGTCAAAATATTATGTGGATTACGTATGAGGGTATAGAGTTTGGGTTGTTTGAGAGAGGTGGTGATGATATGGTTGCTCTAGGACGTTCCATTCTTACCGAGACACGAAATGCCTTGGGTTACCGGCGACAGAGGAGGAGCCACAGGGTTAGGATTAGGCATACGCAGTAGGCCATGCTTTTATTTCTATTTTGGgatgtttttgtattttttaccATACTTTAAGAACAATGTTCGTAATATGATTGAATGTTTTTTAATTAACGCATTACTTGTTCTACAATATTCGCGTTTATTAATGTTTGAATCAAATAATTGAAATGTTAGTCTAATTAAAATGACTTCGgattcataaaaaatacaaactTAGGACGGTGTTTCTGCTAAAAAACATGAAGAATAGATTTCAGATATGCGTTTGCGAATTCACCCCAAAAATCTGCATATATTCATTTTCGGACTaaattttaacaaaaatgatatTTTGTACATTCGAAGATGTATCTCCGAAAAAACCTAAAATCATTTTTAGATTTTCAAAGGTGCGGCCTACACGACCACAAAGAAATTACTTCCTCTAACTCTGAGTCTTCCGTTAGATACCTAGCCTTAGGACCATTTTACTTAGTTTCTAACTGTTTTTTAAGTGTAATTTGTGCCACATAATAAAAGCTGTTTTTCCACTCTTTTTAATTTGAATGAACACCTTTTTGTGTTTCAATGTAAAAAAAATGTAATATTTAGAacttcattttaaaaattaatattgttttttaattatttatcGTAGGGGAAAATAGATGAAAAGGAATAATTAATGACAAAATTATCAATACTTACCTAGATTATTTGTATATTTTAAGTGTAGAAACTACTTATCTTAACCATTACATAAGGTGACAAAGTTAGCTGGTATATGCAATTTATGTTCTTCACCTAAAAGTTCAAGCTTTACTTTGTCCCTGAACTTTTATTATGATAGTTCTATCatgaaaatataaataaatttcTTCTTTATGATATTTCAAAACTCCAacaaaaaaatcagaaaatacagATGATTAGCCAAAGCACATTCCAACATATAGGTTCAAAAGTATTTGAAGAGGAAGTACCTCATTCGTTACAGGACTACATTTGTAATAAGTAAATAAATTTAAAACTAATCAAACTAGTTAGTACTAATTGTAAAGATGTCAGGCCCTTGAAATAGGCAGGTTGGTGCTAGAGATCTCGAATCTCACTGGCCGGTCCATACAAATCTTTACTATGTCTTCAATTGGGCCATCCGCTATTAGACGTTGGAATCTGTCCCTGCAGATTAGTCGGTCCTGGAGTCGGATTGGGCCACCTGCTTTTAGACGATGGGATTTGTCCCTGCGGATTAGTCGGTCCTGGAGTCGGATTGGGCCACCCGCTATTAGACGATAGGATTTGTCCCTGCGGATTAGTCGGTTTTGGAGTCGGATTTGGCCATCCGCTAATGGACGGTGAGATTTGTCCCCACTGATTAGTCGGTCCTGGAGTTGGATTGGGGCACCCGCTAATAGACGGTGGGATTTGTCCCCACGGATTAGTCGGTCCTGGAGTCGGATTGGGCCATCCGCTAATAGATGGTGAAATTTGTCCCCACGGATTAGTTGGTCCCGGAGTTGGACTGGGCCAACCGCTAATGGACGGTGGGACTTGTCTCCACGGATTAGTCGGTCCTGGAGATGGATACCGATGTTCCAAAAAAAAGTGTAAAGATGTAAATATCATAAAAGTCATCTTTATAGAAAATATTTAACAATACTAGACTTAGTTATATACATAACATTGTATTTTCGTTCTATAATCAGACATGATTCAGAAATATCGTGACATTCAATTTTACCAAATTGATGAGGTTGCTGCAAAAACATGTTTGAGATAAATTTCTGTACTACAGGAAAAGAACACAAAGAGATGTAGGACCATGTTACAGAAATATTCAGACAGTAAGATTCTATCACAATTCCACTATCTAATATTAGTAACAGTACTCAGTTAGGGGAAGTAGAATAGCCCTCGGCTAGATACCAGATTCCACTCTAATACACACAGCCAAGTGCTCATAACTAAACATTAAAAAAAGTGTCATGAGAATTGATTCATTAACATCAATTTTTTTCTATTTAACATGCTTATTATATGCAATTTATATCAATTTTTTGATTGTGTCGTCGGTATAACTCCATGTTCAGTATTATTTAGGTTTATGTGTGTCCAATCAATTATCAATTTCTAATCATTTCACTTCATCTATAATGCATACCTTGAATATTGTAACCAATCTTGCGCCCGTGCGGACCAACAGTTATGTTACAAGTTTCTATCCGTTTCGCCGTGATTGGCCTTAATGGCTTCACCATTTCTTCATTCTTTTTAGGGTACACCCCCACCCTTTCACAGAGCATGCTGATCAATGATGGATGGTTGATGTAGCTCGTGGGAGAAGAACAGTTTGCTGTGACCCTAAGCTCAGAAAGAGCGTTGCTATCATCCACCCATTTTTCCTTCAACTTTCTCAGCTCACAGACTTCAAACTCCAATTCTTTGTTCTTCTTTCTTAGCTCTCCAATAGTTTCTCTGTCTGCTAAGATAGTATTTTTCTTTACTTCTTTCAACAATTTTTCATAGTTATTTTGTGCTCTTTTCCCTCTTTCACATAGTTCCTCTCTATTCCTCAAATCCTCCTCAGCTTGAAACCTTGTCAATTTCTCCAAATCAACCATCTCTTGAAGACGTAGAATATCTGTTTGCAGTCTCTTATCTCTATTGACTAAAACATCTTCAACATTATCAAAGTCTTGTGTCAGAAATGCAGTACGCAACACAGAAACCAGATCCTGAATACTCATGTCTTCCAAGTTCCTATGGTCAGTTGAACCGAACCCAGGTTCGATTTTGGGTTCCATGCGAACCCGAAAAGATTCCAACTTTGGAAGGAAAAAAATGGGTTTGGCGTAAAATGGCAAAGTAAGTTTAATTTTGTGTTGGTGAAAATAATGAGGAAGGAAATGAAGATAGAAATGGACGAAAAAGAAAGTACCCCAAAAGTTGAAAGCCTTGAAAAGAAGAAGAAGCGACCACTGTGTAGAAGAAACAGAATCGAGagtgaagtgaagtgaagtaTCATCAAGTGGAACTCTACTTCCAATATCAACTTTTACGTTTCCACTGTTGGCAATAATTTTTACAAGCACTTTTTTTCCTTCTGTATATATTTATACAAACATTTTTATAGTTTAATAAGAATAATATAACTATTGAAAATAAATCTAAATTAGGAAGAGTGATTCAGAAATAAGAGAATTAAATAGGGTAGAAATAGTTATCGGTAATATTGCATTAGGGAATACCCAATAGTACGAATTTATTCCTTTTCATCATGCTAATATATGTTTCTTTGATTTAAAATATGTAATGACGCAGTGTCATCACATATAATTGATGGATAATAGGTATTTTATTGATGGATAATAGGTATTTTATTTAGTTTGTCAGATGAGTTTAGTTGAAAGCTTTGGATCTATGTGATCAAGTGAAAGGATGAGGTATTTGcaatctttaagagattcaaaaTATTTGTCATAAACCAGAGTAAAAAGACGATCAAGATTCTGCAAACATATGGAGGTGGTGAATATATATCAAAGATGTTTGAAGAATTTTGTGCAGAATATGGTATTGATCATGAGGTAACTGCTCATTACAcgcctcaacataatggaatagAAGAAAGAAGAAACATGACCATATTGGACATTGCGAGATGCATGTTGAAGTAGAGGAATTTGCCAAAATCCTTATGGGATGAAGTTGTTTATATACTGAACATGTGTCTTACCAAGAAGCTGAAGAACAAGGTTCCTGAAGAAGTGTGGAGTGGCAAACAGCCATTAGTGAGTCATCTGAAGATGTTTGGCTCTATTTGTTACAAGTATGTTCTTGATGCTAGAAGAAGGAAGCTTGACGACAAGAGTGAACCTATGATTCTGGTAAGATATAATAAAATTGGTGCGTACAGGTTGTTCAATTTAATTAATTAGAAGATCGTGATAAGTCAACATATTATGATTGATGAAAATTCTTCCTGGGATTGAAATTCTAGTGATGCAATTAACAAACCGTTTATGAGCTATGATTTTGATGAAGCAAGTAATAAAGTCGAAGTCGAAGATATTGTTGATATTACAGTCGAAGCAGTTGATGACATCAAGCCAGAGACCTCAAAGAACTAGAGTTCGTCCAGTAAGACTTCAAGACTACGAAGTACCGGTGATGCTGAAGTCAAACCAGATGGGGAATTAGTTCATTTTGCTTTACTTGCAGGTGTTTAACCAATCAACTATACCGATATTTCAAAGAATATGAAGTGGAAGTCTGTTATGGTCGAAGAGTTACAAGCAATTGAAAGAAACAACACATGGGAGTTAGTCGAATTATCGGCACATACAAAAGTTATCAAAGTGAAGTTGGTGTTCAAGTTGAACCACAATGCTAATGGGTCGATACCAAGACATAAGGCGATATTGGTAGCTCGTGGATTTCTTTAGAGAGCAAGACTCGACTACTCTGAAGTATATTCACATGTCGCAAGATTGGAGATTGCCATATTGTTTTTATCCTTGGCATGCAAGCAAAGTTGATTgacatttcacttagatgtgaaatcaacatttttgaatggtcctgaaattctggtatgcagATCCCCGATGTCGTATATGATGTCACGACACCAAGGTCAGCATATTGTCACACCATAAACAATATCAGGATTTAAGTAGGTAACACTTGAGTAAATAACACAAATAGTTGTTAATCCAGTTCGGTGCAAtgtcacctacatctgggggcgtctaagccaggaaggaaatctactataacagaattagttcaaagtTCTAAACAACCTCATGTTTTACAAatttctcacctaatctctacccgtggAAGTTTCTATCTAAGAATTTCCTATATACGAGACTCTTCTCACGCCCCTTCAATCACACAACAGTGACAACGACTCCTATTAGAAAATATAATCCACTCTTGCTTAAACACTCATGGGGGATTCACAATTACAACCCAATAAAACAAGTCCAATTCGAGTATCAAAGAGATACTCAAATGGCTCACAAATAACAAAGACAACTAAACCCTAATAAAGCGAATATTTAGCGCTGCTTTGTTGCATTCTTAGGTTTATAATCGATCTTTAAATAGCCTTAGAAAGGCATGGACTTCGGGCTTAATTAACAGCAAATCCAAGGACTCTACTCAATCTTCTCCATTGATTTCTCCAATTCATTGTTTTTTACCCTAAGTGCAGTATTGTCACTTTCCAAAACATCCACTCTAACTTTAAGCTCAAAAAGAGCATTGCTCTCATCTACCCATTTTACCTTCAACTTTCTCAGCTCACAAACTTCAAAGTCCAATTCTTTGTTATTCTTTCTTAGCTCTCCAATAGTTTCTCTGTCTGTTAAACTAGTGTTTTTCTTGACTTCCTTCAACAACTTTTCATAGTTACTTTGTGATATTTCCCCTTTTTCACACACTTCCTCTCTACTCCTCAAATCTTCCTCGGCTTGAAACCTCGTCAATTTCTCCAAATCAACCATCTCTTGAAGACGTAGAATAGATGTTTGCAATCTCTTATCTCTATTGACTAAAACCTCTTCAACATTATCAAAGTCTTGTGCCAGAAATGCAGTACGCAACATAGAAACCAGATCCTGAATGCTCATGTCTTCCAAGCTCCTATTGTCACTTGAACAGACTCTAGGTTCGATTTCGGGATGATGTTCCATGAGAACCCAAAAAGATTGAAACTTTGGGAGAGGAAAAATAAGGTTTAGCGGTAAATGGGTTTCACTACTTTTGTGTCGGTCAAAATCATGAGCAAGGAAATGAAGTTAAAAAAGGGTTGGGTTGGTGTTGAATGAAATGAGATAGAAATGGGTAAAAAATAAAGTACCCAAAGTTGATAGCGAGAAAAAGTAGAAGAAAGAAATTATCACTATGTAGAAGAAATAGCATGAAGAGCGAAGTGAAGTGTAGAATTTACTCTGGAGTTATTTTGAAGTGTTTGGTTCTTCTAAATTAGAATTAATTATACCTTTAGAATTTATTTTCTTTGAAGTTAGAATTTATGCATATTTAGAAGAGGCAAAAGCAAATCTAGAGGTGTAGAATTAATTATGGAGTGGTTTTGTTAAGCTTGAGTTTGACATATGCTAAAAAATTCAAAGTTTAGGCCTAGCATGTAGTCTGTCAAAGGCTTATTTTTAAGTTTAGGTCTGACTTATTTGAAGGCTTGATTGGTCTACTAACCTACTTGAAAGCCTATTTCATTTGAATATTTGTAAATATGAAATTCAAATAATATTAAATAGACTAACAGATTAAAAAATAAACAAGATTAAATGTTTGTTTTTATTGGATAATTCGAGTTTACCTGTTAGCATAAGTTTTGTGTTACTATTTGTTTGAGAGAACTTATGAAAACAACTTTTGACACCAACTTATGACATTGTTCATAAGGTTTTTTCAACTTATTTTCGTAAGTTATTCAAGATAACTATGTTTTATTTTCGTATTTTAATTCAAAGTATAAAATACAATATAAGAATAATAAAATTCTTCATTTTTATTTAAGTATGCCAGTCTGATAGAATTAAAAATGTTTTTTTATGCTCAGTGACATGATTGTGAATTCAAGCCTTCAATGAGaatgattttgatgaagacaatCCATAGAGTGAAGACATGATCAAATGCATAAGAATGGAAGAAGCTATTCAAATGGCTATGATATGGATGGTTGAATAAGATGGTAAATATGGTGTATTGTAGTTACATATAACCTTAAGTGCTCAAACTATCTAAAATCCATCCATGACATCTCATAAGAAATCATGCCTTTGCATTTTGTACTTCGAAATTTTTTGATAGTCtttaaattgaaaaaaaaaaacattttttaagcaaaACAATTGATTGCATGGATGCATCAATTGATTGTCATCATTCAAATTTGTAAATTTTTTAAGGCCATCAATCGATTGCATGGGATGAACAATTGATTGACACTGGTTAAAATTTCAATTTTTTCAAATGTTTTGAAGGAGCAATCGATTGACCATCCCTCTCAATCGATTGACACTGACATATTTTAGAAAAATACTTTTACGCATTGCATCTTTTCATGGCACCTTCTTTTACATTCTTTCACATAAAAACCACTCTTATCATATTTATATCAAGAGTTATGTCTTAATTCAAAAGGTGTAATTTGCCATATAAATAAGAAGTATTTTCTCTGATCAAATTCACCtctttcaaacaaaaaaaaatcctGAGTATTTCTCTGCATCTGTCATTTTTAATCTTCAAGAACTTGTGCATTATTTTCATATTCAAATAACGTGAGAGTTCTTGAGCACTTAAAATTATATTGTGATATATAATATTTTGAAAGGTAAGAAGTTCTACTGTTAGGGTTTATTCTATCATACTGCACAAAACTTATTTGTATCAAAAATTCAATATTTTTGTCTGTAtcttgttgtccaggattgttggaaacaagaaGGTTGGAGAAAGAATGTGTGTTTCTTTTTCTGTGTTGTAAAATCACAAGGTGATTTGTCTTGGTAATTAAGTTAAAAGCTTGTGTATATAAGCTAGGTATAGGCTTGTACAAAGTTCTAACAATATTGAAATCTCTTACAGTGTGTAAGGGGACTAGACGTACTCCTAGATTGTGAGGGGAACTAGTATAATTTCTAGTGTTCTTTACTTTCTGCGCTTTACTACTTTCATAACCtaaacataaaacataaaaataaagaAACACCCACTCTAAAATCCATACATTTTTAAAGTACTTAATTCACCCCCTCTTTTTAGGTGCACTCAGAACATATTAAGGTAACATGTTCCTCAAAGATCCAAAATGACTTCCGCAAATCCAGTTTTTAGAGACGGTGGTAGTAACAGTAAGTCTCCATTGTTTTATGGTGAATGCTTTGATTTCTAGAAAATACGCATGAATGCATATCTAAAAGCACAAGGAGAAGACATTTGGGATACCATAGAAAATTGTCTATTTGTATCTACAAATATTGTCAACGGTGTTGGGACAAGATAAAAAGTTAATGggatgaagatgataagaaaaaagTTCTTCTACAACTAGAAAGCAATCAAGTTACTCCAAGCAGCTCTAAGTATGGATGAATTCTTCTGTGTCTCTCAATGCGCAATGACAAAAAAAGGGATACATTAGTGAAAACTCATGAAGGAACCGCTAAAGTAAAAAGATTAAGATTAAACACCTTATGTCAAGAGTATGAGTTATTCAGAATGCAACCCAGAGAATCAATCCATGTATTACAAAAAatatttgtacacttgaaaaatTACTTGACGACTCTCGGTAAGACTTCTACTAACGATAAACTTAATCTTAAAATGCTTAGATATTTAACCATGGAATGGCAACCAAAGGTGACGAAAATATCTGAAAAGAAGAGTCTGTCTACTATGACATCGACATCTTTATTAGGAAAACATCAAGAACGCGAGATTGAACTTGGAAGACTAGAAAAACATGAGATGCAAGAGAAGAAATCCAAAGGCATTACTTTAAAAATTGACTAAATGGAAGAACTAGAAAAAGATGCTTTGGATGAATATGAGAATTTAATGCTTCTTGTAAAAATtcttggtaagttttttaataatAATGATAATCTTTAAACTTTGCAAAAAGAAAGAAATTTTTCAGGAAAAAAGAAACATCTACGTCAGCACAAAATGTCACTTActatgaatgtggaaagcaaAGACACATAAAGAAGGATTGCACAAAACTCACCAAGAAAAATGGTTTCAAAGGAAGAAAATAGTCAAAGTCCAAAAATTCATATATTGCATGGGATGATAATGATGTGAGTTCATCATTCGATTCGGAAAGTGAGGAATATGCAAATCTTATGTTGATGGCATAACACcattctgatgatgaagaagaagaagttaGTAACAAAATATCTTCTTATGATAATGATGCTCAAGGAGCAATAGATGAAATATTAAATGAATATAAAATTCTATAAAAATGATGTCAacacaaaagaaacaaatttcatctCTTGAAGAAAAGATTGACGCTGtgcaaaaaaaaattgaagttgaaaaacataattattttgataaagaaaaAAAAGTACATGCAAAGAGTGTAATTCACTTTCTTTTTAAATTGTCCAATTAAAAAAGAGTTATTAAAAGATATGAAAAATGACAAATTGGATTAGAAGACATCCTTAGTAGATAAAAatattcaaatgataaaagtggacttggttattCAAAGTTTGACAAACCAAGTTCTAGCAAAATTATCTTTGTTAAGGCAAATGACTAATCCAAAAAAGAGAAAGTGAACAAAGTGCAATATGTTCATCATTATCCTACGAATATAAATGATCGAAAAAGGACTTATGTTCCAAGATATAAAAGTAATTTTGTTCCTACATGTTTCTATTATGGTATAATTTGTCAGACACATAATGCTTGCTATGTAAGGAACTTTAGTGTTGCTAGTGGATATTATGTGTGGGTCAAAAAAGGAACTAATTATGAAATACTCGAGGCACGTTGGATACCTAACAAACCTTAATTTTTTTTGTAGGTTTGTTTGAAGACAACTTCAAATCTATGATAGCTTGATAGTGGTTGCTCTAATAATATGATGGGAGATATAAACAGATTTTCATCTCTAGTCCTAAAG includes these proteins:
- the LOC127117594 gene encoding uncharacterized protein LOC127117594 isoform X1: MILHFTSLSILFLLHSGRFFFFSRLSTFGLESFRVRMEPKIEPGFGSTDHRNLEDMSIQDLVSVLRTAFLTQDFDNVEDVLVNRDKRLQTDILRLQEMVDLEKLTRFQAEEDLRNREELCERGKRAQNNYEKLLKEVKKNTILADRETIGELRKKNKELEFEVCELRKLKEKWVDDSNALSELRVTANCSSPTSYINHPSLISMLCERVGVYPKKNEEMVKPLRPITAKRIETCNITVGPHGRKIGYNIQGPTNPWRQVPPSISGWPSPTPGPTNPWGQISPSISGWPNPTPGPTNPWGQIPPSISGCPNPTPGPTNQWGQISPSISGWPNPTPKPTNPQGQILSSNSGWPNPTPGPTNPQGQIPSSKSRWPNPTPGPTNLQGQIPTSNSGWPN
- the LOC127117594 gene encoding uncharacterized protein LOC127117594 isoform X2, which produces MILHFTSLSILFLLHSGRFFFFSRLSTFGLESFRVRMEPKIEPGFGSTDHRNLEDMSIQDLVSVLRTAFLTQDFDNVEDVLVNRDKRLQTDILRLQEMVDLEKLTRFQAEEDLRNREELCERGKRAQNNYEKLLKEVKKNTILADRETIGELRKKNKELEFEVCELRKLKEKWVDDSNALSELRVTANCSSPTSYINHPSLISMLCERVGVYPKKNEEMVKPLRPITAKRIETCNITVGPHGRKIGYNIQGPTNPWGQIPPSISGCPNPTPGPTNQWGQISPSISGWPNPTPKPTNPQGQILSSNSGWPNPTPGPTNPQGQIPSSKSRWPNPTPGPTNLQGQIPTSNSGWPN